The proteins below come from a single Nocardioides eburneiflavus genomic window:
- a CDS encoding molybdopterin-dependent oxidoreductase, with translation MHTTDQRSRRRTWRHAAYGVLATLVGLAAAHLVAALTVPAASPVLAVGSTVIDLTPTPLKEWAIRQFGSADKLVLIGTVTVVVLLLSALAGILTARRETPGLLVVVGLAGLAGVLAVLRPGAGPLDLLPALVAAVVAATSLWWLHRVDDRAATEPSPGVDGPTRRGVVLATGGLAAAAVAMGALGRWVTSYRLGGTDVALPVATDPASPFPAGLEETYDGITPLRTPTADFYRVDTRLTLPTVDVDSWTLTIDGDVDQEVTLTFDDLAAMDIVERDITLTCVSNEVGGPYVGGARWLGVPLADVLARAGIDSTNADQILSTDVDGMTISTPLDVALDGRDAMIAIGMNGGPLPRANGFPARMVVPGLYGFVSACKWITRMTLTTYDAEQAYWTERDWATDAPIKLSSRVDTPKGLSQTPAGTVVVGGIAWAQGSGIDKVEVRIDGEAWRPAELGPQVSDDYWRQWYVEWDAEPGQHFIACRATNKDGDVQTDVRMTPFPEGSSGLQEISVSIT, from the coding sequence ATGCACACCACCGACCAACGGTCCCGGCGGCGCACGTGGCGCCACGCGGCGTACGGCGTGCTCGCCACCCTCGTCGGCCTGGCGGCCGCGCACCTGGTCGCGGCCCTCACCGTCCCCGCCGCGTCCCCCGTGCTGGCGGTCGGCTCGACGGTCATCGACCTCACCCCGACCCCGCTCAAGGAGTGGGCGATCCGGCAGTTCGGCAGCGCCGACAAGCTGGTCCTGATCGGGACCGTGACGGTCGTCGTGCTGCTGCTGTCGGCGCTCGCCGGCATCCTCACGGCACGCCGGGAGACCCCCGGCCTGCTGGTCGTGGTGGGTCTCGCCGGCCTCGCCGGCGTGCTCGCCGTCCTGCGCCCGGGTGCCGGGCCGCTGGACCTCCTTCCCGCCCTCGTCGCCGCCGTTGTCGCTGCCACCTCGCTGTGGTGGCTGCACCGCGTCGACGACCGGGCTGCCACGGAGCCGTCGCCGGGGGTCGACGGCCCGACCCGACGCGGGGTCGTGCTGGCCACCGGCGGTCTCGCCGCGGCCGCAGTCGCCATGGGGGCGCTCGGCCGCTGGGTGACGTCCTACCGCCTCGGCGGGACCGACGTCGCCCTGCCGGTCGCCACCGACCCCGCGTCGCCCTTCCCCGCCGGTCTGGAGGAGACGTACGACGGCATCACGCCGCTGCGCACCCCGACCGCGGACTTCTACCGCGTCGACACACGCCTGACGCTGCCCACCGTCGACGTCGACTCGTGGACGCTCACCATCGACGGCGACGTCGACCAGGAGGTCACCCTGACCTTCGACGACCTCGCCGCGATGGACATCGTCGAGCGCGACATCACCCTCACCTGCGTGTCCAACGAGGTGGGCGGGCCCTACGTCGGAGGCGCCCGCTGGCTGGGCGTGCCGCTCGCGGACGTCCTCGCCCGCGCCGGCATCGACTCGACCAACGCCGACCAGATCCTCTCCACCGACGTGGACGGCATGACCATCTCCACCCCGCTGGACGTGGCGCTCGACGGGCGCGACGCGATGATCGCCATCGGCATGAACGGTGGCCCGCTGCCGCGTGCCAACGGCTTCCCGGCGCGGATGGTCGTGCCCGGCCTCTACGGGTTCGTCAGCGCCTGCAAGTGGATCACCCGGATGACCCTGACGACCTACGACGCCGAGCAGGCCTACTGGACCGAGCGGGACTGGGCGACTGACGCCCCGATCAAGCTCTCGAGCCGCGTCGACACCCCGAAGGGGCTCTCGCAGACACCGGCCGGCACCGTCGTCGTCGGCGGGATCGCCTGGGCCCAGGGCTCGGGCATCGACAAGGTCGAGGTCCGCATCGACGGCGAGGCCTGGCGTCCCGCGGAGCTCGGACCCCAGGTCTCCGACGACTACTGGCGCCAGTGGTACGTCGAGTGGGACGCCGAGCCGGGCCAGCACTTCATCGCGTGCCGCGCCACCAACAAGGACGGCGACGTGCAGACCGACGTACGGATGACGCCGTTCCCCGAGGGCTCGAGCGGCCTGCAGGAGATCTCGGTGTCCATCACCTGA
- a CDS encoding HelD family protein, with the protein MSEELEAREIAAEQAYVDEVYVQLEASMVNARALATEGRNRGKLEHEGGLVERDAMVFQAAKRIAQLDAAHEGLVFGRLDLDPSIDALPRYIGRIGVRNAERDVLLIDWRAPAAGVFYQATAASPSGVVRRRVLRSLHRTVIGVEDELLDDQADTDLPIVGEGALMAQLSRARDRSMHSIVATIQAEQDQAIRAPGKGVVSISGGPGTGKTVVALHRAAFLLYSDRRRYEGGGVLVVGPSGVFMRYIERVLPSLGETAVALRSLGEVVGGIRATRHDEPAVADVKGATRMAELLRRTARQHAPGAPTSFRIYWRDETIVLDPGLLGRLRRQLMSQGRRNRQLPRVAKTLLDAMWRQVTGERGKERGREAFDDDMLGHEGFVEFASAWWPPLDAPTVFGWLRDPEFLARVGEGVVSREDQALLLKSWAVGGLSIEDVPLIDELRYALGDVPQRTDDERDLDETGLLEGGVDLQELTTISEREYAPGGLAWSAPTHRIEDDGYAHVLIDEAQDLTPMQWRMVGRRGRAASWTIVGDPAQSSWPDAPEAAAARAAALEGKELHEFHLSTNYRNSAEIYSFAADYARRVGLDADLPDAVRRTGEEPRVVGPVDDLEAAVREAVTATAGRVEGTVGVVVPVARRSEVNAWLASWPEVAADAPNARAAVDSSVTPSGEDRIVVLTGLDTKGLEFDGIVVVSPQEIEDESATGRATLYVVLTRATQLLTTVG; encoded by the coding sequence TTGAGCGAGGAGCTCGAGGCGCGGGAGATCGCGGCGGAGCAGGCGTACGTCGACGAGGTCTACGTCCAGCTCGAGGCGTCCATGGTGAACGCCCGTGCCCTGGCGACCGAGGGGCGCAACCGCGGCAAGCTGGAGCACGAGGGCGGCCTCGTCGAGCGCGACGCGATGGTCTTCCAGGCCGCCAAGCGGATCGCGCAGCTCGACGCCGCCCACGAGGGCCTCGTCTTCGGTCGCCTCGACCTCGACCCGTCGATCGACGCGCTCCCGCGCTACATCGGCCGCATCGGCGTCCGCAACGCCGAGCGCGACGTGCTGCTCATCGACTGGCGCGCGCCGGCCGCCGGGGTGTTCTACCAGGCCACCGCGGCGAGCCCGTCCGGAGTCGTGCGCCGTCGGGTGCTGCGCTCGCTGCACCGCACGGTCATCGGCGTCGAGGACGAGCTGCTCGACGACCAGGCCGACACCGACCTGCCGATCGTCGGCGAGGGCGCCCTGATGGCGCAGCTCTCGCGGGCCCGTGACCGGTCGATGCACTCCATCGTCGCCACCATCCAGGCCGAGCAGGACCAGGCGATCCGCGCGCCCGGCAAGGGCGTCGTGTCGATCTCCGGCGGCCCCGGCACCGGCAAGACCGTCGTCGCGCTGCACCGCGCGGCGTTCCTGCTCTACTCCGACCGCCGCCGCTACGAGGGCGGCGGCGTGCTCGTCGTCGGTCCGAGCGGCGTGTTCATGCGCTACATCGAGCGGGTGCTGCCCAGCCTCGGCGAGACCGCGGTCGCGCTGCGCTCGCTCGGCGAGGTCGTCGGCGGCATCCGGGCCACGCGCCACGACGAGCCCGCGGTGGCCGACGTCAAGGGTGCGACACGGATGGCCGAGCTGCTCCGGCGCACCGCCCGCCAGCACGCGCCCGGCGCCCCGACCAGTTTCCGCATCTACTGGCGCGACGAGACCATCGTGCTCGACCCCGGCCTGCTCGGCCGGCTCCGTCGCCAGCTGATGTCGCAGGGCCGGCGCAACCGCCAGCTGCCCCGCGTCGCGAAGACCCTGCTCGACGCGATGTGGCGCCAGGTGACCGGCGAGCGCGGCAAGGAGCGCGGGCGTGAGGCCTTCGACGACGACATGCTCGGCCACGAGGGGTTCGTCGAGTTCGCGTCGGCCTGGTGGCCGCCGCTGGACGCACCGACGGTGTTCGGCTGGCTGCGCGACCCCGAGTTCCTCGCCCGCGTGGGCGAGGGCGTGGTGTCCCGCGAGGACCAGGCGCTCCTGCTCAAGTCGTGGGCCGTCGGTGGGCTGTCGATCGAGGACGTCCCCCTGATCGACGAGCTGCGCTACGCCCTTGGCGACGTGCCGCAGCGCACCGACGACGAGCGCGACCTCGACGAGACCGGCCTGCTCGAGGGCGGTGTCGACCTCCAGGAGCTCACCACCATCTCCGAGCGCGAGTACGCCCCCGGCGGCCTCGCCTGGTCGGCGCCGACCCACCGCATCGAGGACGACGGCTACGCGCACGTCCTCATCGACGAGGCGCAGGACCTGACCCCGATGCAGTGGCGGATGGTCGGGCGCCGCGGGCGCGCCGCGAGCTGGACCATCGTCGGCGACCCGGCCCAGTCCTCGTGGCCCGACGCCCCCGAAGCGGCAGCCGCCCGCGCGGCCGCCCTGGAGGGCAAGGAGCTCCACGAGTTCCACCTGTCCACCAACTACCGCAACTCCGCCGAGATCTACTCCTTCGCCGCCGACTACGCCCGCCGCGTCGGGCTCGACGCCGACCTGCCTGACGCCGTGCGGCGTACGGGCGAGGAGCCGCGCGTGGTCGGTCCGGTCGACGACCTCGAGGCCGCGGTGCGCGAGGCGGTCACCGCGACCGCCGGCCGGGTCGAGGGCACCGTCGGCGTCGTGGTGCCGGTCGCCCGGCGCTCCGAGGTCAACGCCTGGCTGGCGTCCTGGCCCGAGGTCGCCGCCGACGCGCCCAACGCCCGCGCGGCGGTCGACTCCAGCGTCACGCCGAGCGGCGAGGACCGCATCGTCGTCCTGACCGGCCTCGACACCAAGGGCCTCGAGTTCGACGGCATCGTCGTGGTCTCCCCGCAGGAGATCGAGGACGAGTCCGCGACCGGCCGGGCCACGCTGTACGTCGTGCTGACCCGCGCGACGCAGCTGCTGACGACCGTCGGCTGA
- a CDS encoding FAD-dependent oxidoreductase gives MTRPPQRTVAVVGSGVAGLTAAWIASRTAHVTLYEADDRLGGHADTHRVETPDGELAIDTGFIVHNRRTYPTLLRLFAELGVETQPSEMSLSVSDAGTGLEYAGALGPRGLFAQPSSLRSREHWRMLLEIPRFHRQARALLGTPATTDDRTLRDFLAAGGFSPGFVRHFMEPLVAAVWSCDPAASLDYPARYLFTFLEHHGMLGVFGSPQWRTVTGGSGTYVAKVAAGLHDVRLETKVTSVRELADGVEVTDGSGATTRFDAVVVATHPSHALAMLEAPTDLQREVLSALPYSSNPALLHTDVSLLPSAPDARASWNFHRPATELAKSQTQAGRLRSVGSHPSSRGDDRRVPKPGATGAPGASGSGGVTVTYDLTRLQRLPTDTHYLVTLGGEDLVDPATVIDRMEYEHPLYTPESVAAQRRLPEIDTDRIAFAGAYHGWGFHEDGARSGLAAATRLGLPWARTTAVLPRPGRFETTIRHTRRAPFRRSFEHRSTFWLVDLDHLPDHGFLARFEARDHLGSPERSLRGNVEAFLADNGVSLGDGDRPGTILMAAHPRSLGHCFNPISVFWCFDDAGRQAGVVVEVHNTYGDRHAYLVHPDEQGRAQADKAMYVSPFHGVDGSYDVAVPLPTDRLHVAVTLRGHDGDAHGKAPFSASLTGTRTDIPVRRTLGAALRGSALIRAHGIWLWARRLPIRPRPRHRQEGVR, from the coding sequence ATGACCCGACCTCCGCAACGCACGGTGGCCGTCGTCGGCTCGGGCGTTGCGGGGTTGACCGCTGCGTGGATCGCCTCGCGCACCGCGCACGTCACGCTGTACGAGGCCGACGACCGCCTCGGCGGCCACGCCGACACGCACCGGGTCGAGACGCCCGACGGCGAGCTGGCCATCGACACCGGGTTCATCGTGCACAACCGTCGCACGTACCCGACCCTCCTGCGGCTCTTCGCCGAGCTCGGCGTCGAGACGCAGCCCTCGGAGATGTCGCTGTCGGTGAGCGACGCCGGCACCGGCCTCGAGTACGCCGGCGCGCTCGGGCCGCGCGGGCTGTTCGCCCAGCCCTCCTCGCTGCGCTCGCGCGAGCACTGGCGGATGCTGCTGGAGATCCCGCGGTTCCACCGACAGGCCCGGGCGCTCCTGGGCACGCCCGCCACGACCGACGACCGGACGTTGCGCGACTTCCTCGCCGCGGGCGGCTTCTCGCCGGGCTTCGTGCGCCACTTCATGGAGCCGCTCGTCGCGGCCGTGTGGTCGTGCGACCCGGCCGCGTCGCTCGACTACCCCGCGCGCTACCTCTTCACCTTCCTCGAGCACCACGGCATGCTCGGCGTCTTCGGCTCCCCGCAGTGGCGCACCGTCACGGGCGGGTCCGGTACGTACGTCGCGAAGGTGGCCGCCGGCCTCCACGACGTACGACTCGAGACCAAGGTGACCTCGGTGCGCGAGCTCGCCGACGGCGTCGAGGTCACCGACGGCAGCGGCGCCACGACCCGCTTCGACGCGGTCGTCGTCGCGACCCACCCCTCCCACGCCCTCGCCATGCTCGAGGCGCCGACCGACCTCCAGCGCGAGGTGCTCTCCGCGCTGCCCTACAGCAGCAACCCGGCCCTGCTCCACACCGACGTCTCGCTCCTGCCGTCGGCACCGGACGCGCGGGCCTCGTGGAACTTTCACCGCCCTGCGACGGAGCTTGCGAAGTCGCAGACCCAGGCGGGGAGGTTGAGGAGCGTCGGATCGCACCCGAGCTCGCGAGGGGACGATCGACGCGTCCCGAAACCCGGCGCGACCGGTGCGCCAGGTGCGTCCGGCAGCGGCGGGGTCACGGTCACCTACGACCTGACCCGCCTCCAGCGCCTGCCCACCGACACCCACTACCTGGTCACCCTCGGTGGGGAGGACCTCGTCGACCCGGCGACGGTCATCGACCGGATGGAGTACGAGCACCCGCTCTACACCCCGGAGTCGGTCGCCGCGCAGCGTCGCCTGCCCGAGATCGACACCGACCGGATCGCCTTCGCCGGGGCCTACCACGGTTGGGGCTTCCACGAGGACGGCGCGCGCTCCGGCCTCGCCGCGGCCACCCGCCTCGGCCTCCCGTGGGCGCGCACCACGGCGGTGCTGCCGCGGCCCGGCCGCTTCGAGACCACGATCCGCCACACCCGTCGCGCGCCCTTCCGCCGCAGCTTCGAGCACCGCTCGACGTTCTGGTTGGTCGACCTCGACCACCTGCCCGACCACGGCTTCCTCGCACGCTTCGAGGCCCGCGACCACCTCGGCTCGCCCGAGCGCAGCCTGCGCGGCAACGTCGAGGCGTTCCTCGCCGACAACGGCGTCTCGCTGGGCGACGGCGACCGCCCCGGCACGATCCTGATGGCCGCGCACCCGCGCTCGCTCGGCCACTGCTTCAACCCGATCAGCGTGTTCTGGTGCTTCGACGACGCGGGGCGACAGGCCGGTGTCGTCGTCGAGGTGCACAACACCTACGGCGACCGCCACGCCTACCTCGTCCACCCCGACGAGCAGGGCCGCGCGCAGGCCGACAAGGCGATGTACGTGTCCCCGTTCCACGGCGTCGACGGCTCGTACGACGTTGCGGTGCCGCTGCCGACCGACCGCCTCCACGTGGCGGTCACGCTGCGCGGGCACGACGGCGACGCCCACGGGAAGGCCCCGTTCAGCGCGAGCCTCACCGGCACCCGCACCGACATCCCCGTCCGCAGGACCCTCGGCGCCGCGCTGCGCGGCAGCGCGCTGATCCGGGCGCACGGCATCTGGCTGTGGGCCCGGCGCCTGCCGATCCGACCGCGACCCCGCCACCGCCAGGAGGGCGTGAGATGA
- a CDS encoding enoyl-CoA hydratase-related protein: protein MTDAPAELVHYAVTDAVATITLDSPANRNALSRQLVTELFGHLERAGADDAVRVVLVESSGKVFCSGADLAEATTEGMEVGARRIVDLQRLIATLDKPVVTKNLGAVRAGGIGIIAAADVAICAEGATFALTEVKLGLAAAIISLTVHHRMSPRAAALTTLGGEVFSGTEAAAYGLVTKAVPAEELDAEVAATCASLATGAAQGLRESKRILNRDLVARIDALGEEMAATSARLFASDEAREAMTAFLSRGR from the coding sequence ATGACCGACGCCCCCGCCGAGCTCGTCCACTACGCCGTGACCGACGCCGTCGCCACGATCACCCTCGACAGCCCCGCCAACCGCAACGCGCTGAGCCGGCAGCTCGTCACCGAGCTGTTCGGGCACCTCGAGCGCGCCGGCGCCGACGACGCCGTACGCGTGGTGCTGGTCGAGAGCTCCGGCAAGGTCTTCTGCTCCGGGGCAGACCTCGCCGAGGCGACGACCGAGGGCATGGAGGTCGGTGCGCGTCGCATCGTCGACCTGCAGCGACTGATCGCCACGCTGGACAAGCCCGTGGTGACCAAGAACCTCGGCGCCGTCCGCGCCGGTGGCATCGGCATCATCGCCGCGGCAGACGTCGCGATCTGCGCCGAGGGCGCGACCTTCGCGCTGACCGAGGTCAAGCTCGGCCTCGCTGCGGCGATCATCAGCCTCACCGTGCACCATCGGATGAGCCCGCGCGCGGCCGCGCTGACCACGCTCGGCGGCGAGGTGTTCAGCGGGACCGAGGCGGCGGCGTACGGGCTCGTCACCAAGGCTGTGCCGGCGGAGGAGCTCGACGCCGAGGTGGCCGCGACCTGCGCGAGCCTGGCCACCGGCGCGGCGCAGGGGCTGCGCGAGTCCAAGCGGATCCTCAACCGCGACCTCGTGGCACGCATCGACGCGCTGGGCGAGGAGATGGCCGCGACCAGCGCCCGGCTGTTCGCCTCGGACGAGGCGCGCGAGGCCATGACGGCCTTCCTCTCCCGCGGGAGGTAG
- a CDS encoding anthranilate synthase family protein, producing MTEMTPVSPPVADLLEQIQGHGAWAVIRRKASPTAGLIGGTPHEVASLLDIPLEAGAPAPGRSADRLVAVPFRQVRERGFAAIDDGAPLTVVDIEAEHEVSVDDLLAALPDVPVELADRGGFATSDEDYGKVVEAIIRDEIGQGEGANLVIGRHYRAVLADWDAARALTVLRRLMERERGAYWTFCFYTGDRFLIGASPERHVSVRQGDVRMNPISGTFRVAGHGDELKDRLLEFLADEKEVFELFMVVDEELKMMCDICHEGGQVLGPFLKPMTHLIHTEYLLAGRSDRDHREILRDTMFAATVTGAPVENACRLIADYEPEGRGYYGAALALFGRSPDGTPTMDSPILIRTADVSPAGELKVTAGATLVRDSDAAYEVAETRAKAGGILSAFGLAPAATSDGTDIAELARDEDVLLALGTRNQRLSRFWLTDQAGEPADPGLAGKQAVILHGEDDFVNMLVHVLGVFGMTSRVVRHEDYATGAFDDADLVVVGPGPGDPREGDHPKIASFRRAVDDLLASGQPFLAVCLGHQTLCERLGLDLGYKDVVFQGTQSPVRLDGRTERVGFYNTFVGRVPDGYARPDGTLPHGLQVEADEATGDIHAIVGPHYRGIQFHAESILTENGYDLLHAAVRDLLTPAAG from the coding sequence ATGACCGAGATGACGCCCGTCTCACCTCCCGTGGCCGACCTCCTGGAGCAGATCCAGGGGCACGGCGCGTGGGCGGTCATCCGCCGCAAGGCCTCGCCGACGGCGGGCCTGATCGGCGGCACGCCGCACGAGGTGGCGTCGCTGCTCGACATCCCGCTCGAGGCGGGGGCCCCCGCGCCGGGCCGCAGCGCCGACCGGCTGGTCGCGGTCCCGTTCCGCCAGGTGCGCGAGCGCGGGTTCGCCGCCATCGACGACGGCGCCCCGCTGACGGTCGTCGACATCGAGGCCGAGCACGAGGTGTCGGTCGACGACCTGCTCGCCGCGCTCCCGGACGTACCCGTCGAGCTCGCCGACCGCGGCGGCTTCGCCACCAGCGACGAGGACTACGGCAAGGTCGTCGAGGCGATCATCCGCGACGAGATCGGCCAGGGCGAGGGCGCGAACCTCGTGATCGGCCGGCACTACCGCGCCGTCCTCGCCGACTGGGACGCCGCGCGTGCCCTGACCGTCCTGCGCCGCCTGATGGAGCGCGAGCGCGGCGCGTACTGGACGTTCTGCTTCTACACCGGCGACCGGTTCCTCATCGGCGCCAGTCCCGAGCGGCACGTCTCGGTGCGGCAGGGCGACGTACGGATGAACCCGATCTCGGGGACGTTCCGGGTCGCGGGCCACGGCGACGAGCTGAAGGACCGCCTCCTCGAGTTCCTCGCCGACGAGAAGGAGGTCTTCGAGCTCTTCATGGTCGTCGACGAGGAGCTCAAGATGATGTGCGACATCTGCCACGAGGGCGGCCAGGTGCTCGGGCCGTTCCTCAAGCCGATGACCCACCTGATCCACACCGAGTACCTCCTCGCCGGCCGCTCGGACCGCGACCACCGCGAGATCCTGCGCGACACGATGTTCGCCGCGACCGTGACGGGCGCGCCCGTCGAGAACGCCTGCCGGCTGATCGCCGACTACGAGCCCGAGGGTCGCGGCTACTACGGCGCCGCGCTCGCGCTCTTCGGGCGCTCGCCCGACGGCACGCCGACGATGGACAGCCCGATCCTCATCCGCACCGCCGACGTCTCGCCCGCGGGCGAGCTCAAGGTCACCGCCGGGGCCACGCTGGTGCGTGACTCCGACGCGGCGTACGAGGTGGCCGAGACCCGCGCCAAGGCGGGCGGGATCCTGAGCGCCTTCGGGCTGGCGCCGGCGGCGACCTCCGACGGCACCGACATCGCCGAGCTCGCGCGCGACGAGGACGTCCTGCTCGCGCTGGGCACCCGCAACCAGCGGCTGTCGCGGTTCTGGCTGACCGACCAGGCCGGTGAGCCCGCCGACCCCGGCCTCGCCGGCAAGCAGGCGGTGATCCTGCACGGCGAGGACGACTTCGTGAACATGCTCGTCCACGTGCTCGGGGTCTTCGGGATGACCTCGCGGGTGGTGCGGCACGAGGACTACGCCACTGGCGCCTTCGACGACGCCGACCTCGTCGTCGTCGGTCCGGGCCCGGGCGACCCACGCGAGGGCGACCACCCCAAGATCGCGTCCTTCCGCCGGGCGGTCGACGACCTGCTCGCCTCCGGCCAGCCGTTCCTCGCGGTGTGCCTGGGCCACCAGACGCTGTGCGAGCGCCTCGGCCTCGACCTCGGCTACAAGGACGTCGTCTTCCAGGGCACCCAGTCGCCGGTGCGCCTCGACGGCCGCACCGAGCGGGTCGGCTTCTACAACACATTCGTGGGCCGGGTCCCCGACGGCTACGCCCGGCCCGACGGCACCCTGCCCCACGGACTGC
- a CDS encoding fasciclin domain-containing protein, with amino-acid sequence MNTLLRTRTMGLAALALTASMGLAACGSESDTDSAAEATTSETSEPTEEPAEEPMESEEPMAADAPFGPGCAGVPTSGEGSVEGMADDPVATAASNNPLLKTLVAAVGEAGLVDTLNSAEALTVFAPTDDAFAAIPKKDLNALLADKEALTTVLTHHVVGERLSPEDVAAEHETLAGDMLTVEGEGEDFTIGEASVVCGNVQTANATVYVVDQVLMPQM; translated from the coding sequence ATGAACACCCTGCTCCGCACCCGCACCATGGGCCTCGCCGCCCTCGCGCTGACCGCGTCGATGGGTCTGGCCGCCTGTGGCAGCGAGAGCGACACCGACAGCGCCGCCGAGGCCACCACCTCGGAGACCTCCGAGCCCACTGAGGAGCCCGCAGAGGAGCCCATGGAGTCCGAGGAGCCGATGGCCGCCGACGCTCCGTTCGGCCCCGGCTGCGCCGGCGTCCCCACCTCCGGTGAGGGCTCCGTCGAGGGCATGGCGGACGACCCGGTCGCCACCGCCGCCTCCAACAACCCGCTCCTCAAGACGCTCGTCGCCGCCGTGGGCGAGGCCGGCCTGGTCGACACGCTGAACTCCGCCGAGGCGCTCACCGTGTTCGCCCCGACCGACGACGCGTTCGCCGCGATCCCGAAGAAGGACCTCAACGCGCTCCTCGCCGACAAGGAGGCCCTCACCACGGTCCTCACCCACCACGTGGTCGGCGAGCGCCTCAGCCCCGAGGACGTCGCGGCCGAGCACGAGACCCTGGCCGGCGACATGCTGACGGTCGAGGGCGAGGGTGAGGACTTCACGATCGGCGAGGCCAGCGTCGTGTGCGGCAACGTGCAGACCGCCAACGCGACCGTGTACGTGGTCGACCAGGTCCTGATGCCGCAGATGTGA
- a CDS encoding anti-sigma factor, translating into MSDLDPHKLTGAYAMDALDELERARFEQHLAQCDDCRAEVAELRETAALLSETVAVPPPASLRDSVLSGISQVRPLAPEVTAAPVAAPARSEQSAGRRGWAPFLVAAALAIFVGLGAMIVAPWADDNDAPRLTAAEQVLQAPDAEEVFLDLGEAGRATVVRSKSQDKAVITTEDMVPAPEGKDYELWFQTPDEDMVPAGLMPDDPDQTVVLDGSAAEAIAVGITVEPDGGSDQPTTDPIALFDLTEAT; encoded by the coding sequence ATGAGCGACCTTGATCCGCACAAGCTCACGGGCGCCTACGCCATGGACGCCCTCGACGAGCTCGAGCGAGCCAGGTTCGAGCAGCACCTCGCCCAGTGCGACGACTGCCGGGCCGAGGTGGCCGAGCTCCGCGAGACCGCGGCGCTGCTCTCCGAGACCGTCGCCGTCCCACCCCCTGCGTCGCTGCGCGACTCCGTGCTCTCCGGTATCTCCCAGGTCCGTCCCCTCGCACCCGAGGTCACCGCTGCCCCCGTGGCCGCTCCTGCCCGCTCCGAGCAGTCGGCCGGGCGGCGAGGCTGGGCGCCCTTTCTGGTTGCGGCTGCGCTCGCGATCTTCGTCGGTCTCGGCGCGATGATCGTCGCCCCCTGGGCTGACGACAACGACGCCCCGCGGCTGACGGCTGCCGAGCAGGTGCTCCAGGCTCCCGACGCCGAGGAGGTCTTCCTCGACCTCGGCGAGGCCGGCCGCGCGACCGTCGTCCGGTCGAAGTCGCAGGACAAGGCCGTCATCACCACCGAGGACATGGTCCCCGCCCCCGAGGGCAAGGACTACGAGCTGTGGTTCCAGACGCCCGACGAGGACATGGTCCCGGCAGGGCTGATGCCTGACGATCCCGACCAGACCGTGGTGCTCGACGGGTCCGCGGCCGAGGCCATCGCCGTGGGCATCACGGTCGAGCCCGACGGCGGCTCGGACCAGCCCACCACCGACCCGATCGCCCTGTTCGACCTGACGGAGGCGACATGA
- the sigK gene encoding ECF RNA polymerase sigma factor SigK, with amino-acid sequence MTDVDHVRPVPDGAPEGAPSGGDSHRLADLLHRSALGDEAAFAAFYDATSARAYGLALRVVRNPAHAEEVTQEAYLDAWRSSTRFDPARGSAAGWLLTIVHRKAVDRVRSVEAASARDETWNRETAPSDHDQTAEAAHASLDAARVRSAVATLTDVQRRAVELTYFGGYTHTEVATLLDVPLGTAKTRIRDGLIRLRDLMGVAS; translated from the coding sequence ATGACTGACGTGGACCACGTGAGGCCCGTACCGGACGGGGCGCCCGAGGGCGCCCCGTCCGGGGGCGACTCCCACCGGCTCGCCGACCTGCTGCACCGGTCGGCCCTCGGCGACGAGGCAGCGTTCGCCGCCTTCTACGACGCGACCTCGGCGCGGGCGTACGGCCTCGCGCTCCGCGTGGTGCGCAACCCGGCGCACGCCGAGGAGGTCACCCAGGAGGCCTACCTCGACGCCTGGCGCTCCAGCACCCGGTTCGACCCCGCACGCGGCAGCGCTGCCGGCTGGCTGCTCACGATCGTCCACCGCAAGGCCGTCGACCGGGTCCGCTCGGTCGAGGCCGCGTCGGCCCGCGACGAGACGTGGAACCGCGAGACGGCACCGTCCGACCACGACCAGACCGCCGAGGCCGCTCACGCCTCGCTCGACGCAGCCCGCGTCCGCAGCGCGGTCGCCACCCTCACCGACGTCCAGCGCCGCGCCGTCGAGCTCACCTACTTCGGCGGTTACACCCACACCGAGGTCGCCACCCTGCTCGACGTCCCGTTGGGCACTGCGAAGACACGAATACGCGACGGACTGATCCGCCTGCGAGACCTGATGGGAGTTGCGTCATGA